Genomic segment of Bacteroidota bacterium:
GAAAACGAAAACAAGCCCTTTAGAGCATTATGATACGCTGGGATATGTGATCGTTATCCTGATCATTGCAAATATTATTATGATGTATCGTGTAAGTAATATGGTGAAAGCAAGACAACACATAGCTAAAGCTTGATCTGACGGGTTGATTAATTTTTATATAAACTATTAAAATGAACATCAGTGAAAACTGCCTTAACTGGTTCGAGATACCAGTTGAAAATATGGATCGGGCAAAACAGTTTTACCAGAGAATTTTCGGTATTGAAATGAATGAGCAAACAATTATGGGAATGCAGATGACTTTTTTCCCTTCAGAACATGGCAATGGAAAAGTAGGTGGCGCCCTGGTGAAAAGTGATTTACATAAATCAAATACTGAAGGAGTTCTGGTCTATTTAAATGCAAACCCTGATGTGTCATTAGTACTGGAAAGAATTGAAGAGGAGGGAGGGGTTGTACTGATGTATAAAACCATGCTGACTCCTGGTGCAGGATTTGTAGCAACATTTCTTGATACAGAGGGTAATCGAATAGCCCTTCATTCATCTTATTAATGAAGGAGGCAAAGGACAAAGCATTATATACATTCGGAATATGGGAATGGAGACGAAGTAAAATGTAAGTCTGAACTTTATATGATTTCCCGCATAAAAAATGAGATCAACACAGAAATGGTCTCATTTTTATTTAAAATAATAGCCCAACTTTGAGTAAACAATTTTAAAACAGATAATCATGACAACTAAAAAAGAAAGTTTCAGTATTAACGGAGAAGAATTGCTGAACAAGGTGAAAGAATTGGTTAAAGAAGGAAATATCAGGAAGATCAGTATTCATGATAAAGAGGGAAAAGAACTGTTGAGTTTTCCTTTGACTATCGGAGTAGTAGGGGTTTTATTTGCGCCGGTGCTTGCCGCAGTTGGAGCACTTGCCGCATTGATCGGCGAGTGTAAATTGACAGTAGAAAGAGAAGAGAAACCAGGGCCGGATAATAAATAAAAAATTCTTCATGCTATACATGATCATTGAACGGTTTCATGCAGACAAGGTAAAAGAATTATATCAACGGTTTGATGAAAAAGGGAGAATGATGCCGGAAGGAGTGGAGTATGTAAATAGCTGGATAAATGAAGACGTTACTGTTTGTTACCAGGTGATGGAAGCCACTTCAATAACCCAACTTCATGAATGGATCGCTAAATGGGATGACCTTGTTGATTTTGAAATAATTCCTGTAATCAGTTCTGCTGAGGTCAAGAAGCGACTGGTGAAGTGACGTTTTTTATTGCAGTGCATTACTGTCTCGTCCATGTTTTCGTTACAGTTGCCGGCTGGCCGTTTGAAAGAGTGTAGTCTCTTGTTGTTTTGAATTCAATATTGCTCATTGCAATAAATTTTTCCAGTTCTATTCCTGTAGCAGGAGAATAAAATTGCAAGTGTTGTGTATTTATTACGTGCCATGAACCCGATTCA
This window contains:
- a CDS encoding VOC family protein; translation: MNISENCLNWFEIPVENMDRAKQFYQRIFGIEMNEQTIMGMQMTFFPSEHGNGKVGGALVKSDLHKSNTEGVLVYLNANPDVSLVLERIEEEGGVVLMYKTMLTPGAGFVATFLDTEGNRIALHSSY
- a CDS encoding DUF4342 domain-containing protein, with product MTTKKESFSINGEELLNKVKELVKEGNIRKISIHDKEGKELLSFPLTIGVVGVLFAPVLAAVGALAALIGECKLTVEREEKPGPDNK
- a CDS encoding DUF3303 domain-containing protein yields the protein MLYMIIERFHADKVKELYQRFDEKGRMMPEGVEYVNSWINEDVTVCYQVMEATSITQLHEWIAKWDDLVDFEIIPVISSAEVKKRLVK